A window from Terriglobia bacterium encodes these proteins:
- the rplI gene encoding 50S ribosomal protein L9: protein MPVSWASKASRWPERTDKSLAELPKKLAIEATKANKSVIEQMKAASVRRLQKDKADAEALAAQIAGVTITFHRRSGEHEQLFGSVTSGDLAAELEKKGFNIDRRKIQLDEPLKTLGEFKVPVRLFKDVTAQIKVEVQKEAEPEQ, encoded by the coding sequence TTGCCAGTATCCTGGGCATCGAAAGCATCCAGGTGGCCTGAGAGAACAGACAAAAGCCTCGCAGAGCTGCCCAAGAAGCTTGCCATCGAGGCGACGAAGGCGAACAAGTCGGTCATCGAGCAGATGAAGGCCGCCTCGGTGCGCCGCCTGCAGAAGGACAAGGCGGACGCCGAAGCGCTGGCCGCTCAAATCGCGGGCGTCACCATCACCTTCCACCGCCGCTCGGGCGAGCACGAGCAGCTCTTTGGCTCCGTGACCTCAGGCGACCTGGCCGCCGAGCTGGAAAAGAAGGGCTTCAACATTGACCGTCGCAAGATCCAGCTCGACGAGCCGCTCAAGACCCTGGGCGAGTTCAAGGTCCCGGTGCGCCTGTTCAAGGATGTGACGGCGCAGATCAAGGTCGAAGTGCAGA
- a CDS encoding arabinose isomerase, producing the protein NEIGNTNSRYKFRLGIKEFMDAWCCQGPAHHCAIGVGHIGSRIRKLASILGIESIQVA; encoded by the coding sequence AGAACGAGATTGGCAATACGAACAGCCGCTATAAATTCCGTCTTGGCATAAAGGAATTTATGGATGCCTGGTGTTGTCAGGGACCCGCCCATCATTGCGCGATAGGAGTGGGGCATATAGGATCCAGGATCCGGAAACTTGCCAGTATCCTGGGCATCGAAAGCATCCAGGTGGCCTGA